Proteins encoded together in one Blastocatellia bacterium window:
- a CDS encoding VWA domain-containing protein, with the protein MHFNIKTLLVVGLLTANLLYAGPRVQTGSEQQKDQKVVVSGVEVPVDVIVRDKAGRPVKGLTAADFEVYENGVLQPITSVRLVTRELAEAETAAKTATPSKPVSGSPASNDVLAGMTTTALIFDRLTPEGRPRARDAALNYVNENMKSGSRMGVYITGLALQVLQPPTQDAQLVKAAVERTGEVSGAIYQTNIQESRQVRDQLSGFVQGYNPAARPEGDPFYLSKKDMLTLQLQLSEGFEALQREQQGHATINGLTAVVNSLRAIPGRKAVIFFSEGIALPSNVEPFMRALISTANAANVSIYTIDAAGLRVESAQTETKKEIESRSNLRMTELATSADHTGPMTKELERNEDILRLDPRSGLGLLADQTGGFLINNTNDFKGRMGRIDEELRTYYMLSYAPKDQAANGQFRRIEVKVKRSGVTVQARKGYYAINSVFDSPVLEYETPALAIAASGRGPKDLPVRSSAMSFPETTRTGLVTAVAEVPMQALAIRTDEKTKTFATDFSVVMTFKSAANDTVTKMSHHYALTGPMANLAALQKQDIQFYREGELAPGRYQVQTVVYDALAKKAGVLEGTFEVPAASDTDLRLSDIVFIKRTERLNAEEQKTFNPFHVGELLAYPNLGEVVSKAKSKQLSFFFTAYVPKGSSAPPKLMLELSQQGQTLAQLPAELPAADATGRIQFAGGLPLESIPPGTYDLKAIVTSGGKSVARSARLVIE; encoded by the coding sequence ATGCACTTCAACATAAAGACTCTACTGGTTGTCGGACTCCTGACCGCGAACCTGCTCTATGCCGGTCCCAGAGTCCAGACAGGCTCCGAACAACAAAAAGACCAGAAGGTGGTGGTTAGCGGCGTCGAAGTTCCGGTTGATGTCATCGTTCGAGACAAGGCCGGGCGTCCGGTCAAGGGGCTGACGGCTGCCGACTTCGAAGTTTATGAAAACGGCGTGCTTCAGCCGATCACCTCCGTCCGCCTGGTGACTCGTGAACTGGCCGAAGCCGAAACGGCAGCGAAAACCGCCACGCCATCTAAGCCGGTGAGCGGATCGCCGGCATCGAATGATGTTTTAGCCGGGATGACCACGACGGCCCTGATTTTTGATCGCCTGACTCCCGAAGGCCGCCCGCGGGCGCGCGACGCGGCGTTGAACTACGTCAATGAAAACATGAAGTCGGGCAGTCGCATGGGCGTCTACATCACCGGCCTCGCGCTGCAAGTCCTGCAACCTCCGACGCAAGACGCGCAACTCGTCAAGGCGGCTGTCGAGCGCACAGGTGAAGTCAGCGGGGCCATTTACCAAACCAACATACAAGAGTCCCGGCAGGTGAGAGACCAACTGTCCGGCTTCGTCCAGGGCTACAACCCGGCCGCCCGGCCCGAGGGCGACCCATTCTATCTGTCCAAAAAAGACATGCTGACGTTGCAGCTCCAACTGTCGGAAGGCTTCGAGGCGCTACAACGCGAACAGCAGGGACATGCGACGATCAACGGCCTGACTGCGGTCGTCAATTCGCTGCGGGCCATTCCGGGCCGCAAGGCGGTGATTTTTTTCTCGGAGGGGATCGCGCTGCCGTCGAACGTCGAACCGTTTATGCGCGCGCTCATCAGCACGGCCAATGCCGCCAACGTCAGCATCTATACGATTGACGCGGCGGGGCTGCGCGTCGAAAGCGCCCAGACCGAGACGAAAAAGGAGATCGAATCGCGAAGCAACTTGCGCATGACTGAGCTGGCGACCAGCGCGGATCACACCGGGCCGATGACGAAAGAGTTGGAGCGCAATGAAGATATTCTCAGGCTGGACCCGCGCAGCGGCCTCGGGCTACTGGCCGACCAGACGGGCGGCTTCCTGATTAATAACACTAATGATTTCAAGGGCCGCATGGGCCGCATCGACGAAGAGCTGCGCACCTATTACATGTTGAGCTACGCGCCCAAAGACCAGGCGGCAAACGGGCAGTTCCGCCGCATCGAAGTGAAAGTGAAACGGTCAGGCGTGACGGTGCAGGCTCGCAAAGGTTATTACGCCATCAATTCGGTGTTCGACTCGCCGGTGCTCGAATATGAAACCCCTGCCTTAGCGATTGCCGCCAGCGGTCGCGGGCCAAAAGACCTGCCTGTCCGCTCGTCGGCGATGAGCTTCCCCGAAACGACGCGCACCGGGCTGGTCACCGCTGTAGCCGAGGTTCCGATGCAAGCCCTCGCCATTCGCACGGATGAGAAAACGAAAACCTTTGCCACAGATTTCTCTGTCGTGATGACCTTCAAGAGCGCCGCCAACGACACGGTGACAAAGATGAGCCACCATTATGCGTTGACCGGCCCAATGGCCAACCTTGCCGCCCTGCAAAAACAGGACATCCAGTTTTACCGCGAGGGCGAGCTTGCGCCCGGTCGCTATCAGGTGCAGACGGTGGTTTACGATGCGTTGGCGAAAAAGGCAGGGGTTCTCGAAGGCACCTTTGAAGTGCCGGCGGCCAGTGACACGGACCTCCGGCTCAGTGACATTGTGTTCATCAAGCGTACCGAGCGTTTGAATGCTGAGGAACAGAAGACCTTCAATCCGTTTCACGTTGGCGAATTGCTGGCCTACCCGAATCTCGGCGAGGTCGTGTCAAAGGCAAAGTCCAAGCAGTTATCCTTCTTCTTCACGGCGTATGTGCCCAAGGGAAGCAGCGCCCCGCCGAAGTTGATGCTTGAGTTGTCGCAACAGGGGCAGACGCTGGCGCAACTCCCCGCCGAGCTGCCGGCTGCCGACGCCACAGGCCGCATTCAATTCGCCGGCGGCTTGCCGTTGGAGAGCATCCCGCCTGGCACATACGACTTGAAAGCCATTGTCACGAGCGGCGGCAAGAGCGTCGCGCGCTCCGCCCGCTTAGTCATTGAATAG
- a CDS encoding sigma-70 family RNA polymerase sigma factor, producing the protein MSALETAGKVLSLASLIQPAVTSEPVASTEVALVEAVRAGDREAFGRLYALYAPMVHGVLLARVPYRDVDDLVQDVFLSALKRLGSLREAAAFGGWLAMIARNRAVDYYRRAHETEELTDEMPVTSHCDTEAEHEAARMLEVVRGLPEAYRETLVLRLVEGMTGPEIAGRTGMTPASVRVNLHRGMKLLRERLGLEERA; encoded by the coding sequence ATGAGCGCATTGGAGACGGCAGGCAAGGTATTGAGTCTGGCGAGTCTAATTCAACCCGCTGTGACGAGCGAGCCGGTCGCGTCTACGGAAGTCGCGCTGGTCGAAGCCGTGCGCGCCGGCGACCGCGAAGCCTTCGGGCGGCTCTATGCGCTGTACGCGCCGATGGTGCATGGCGTCTTGCTGGCGCGCGTGCCGTACCGCGACGTTGACGATCTGGTTCAGGATGTTTTTCTGTCGGCGCTCAAACGTCTCGGCTCGCTGCGCGAAGCGGCGGCCTTCGGCGGCTGGCTGGCAATGATCGCGCGCAACCGCGCCGTTGATTATTACCGCCGGGCGCACGAGACCGAAGAGTTGACAGACGAGATGCCGGTCACGAGCCACTGCGATACCGAAGCCGAGCACGAAGCGGCGCGCATGCTCGAAGTCGTGCGCGGCTTGCCCGAAGCCTATCGCGAAACGCTGGTCTTGCGACTGGTCGAAGGCATGACGGGGCCAGAGATTGCCGGGCGAACCGGCATGACACCGGCTTCGGTGCGCGTCAACCTGCATCGCGGCATGAAGTTGTTGCGCGAAAGGCTCGGTCTGGAGGAACGGGCATGA
- a CDS encoding HEAT repeat domain-containing protein: MFRNYLNQISRRGTRTRNQESIPTRRFADAAPASRRMATRRPSLGALIMLALAINGLFTLVGIIRPARAYNQELEKLNRFVQTSNASSDEVAIFRQGRDLIADESWEKAAEKFGQYIERYPKGKEVDAALYWLSYAQVKEENFDAANRTIARLMSQFPNSRWRRDAEALRLQTPTRQPVGNIDNIEGDETKAIALQSLFMGNPEQGAVQAAIILRNPNASRHLKEMAVSLLGQHRSAQGKEMLVDIARTNTDSHLRKTAIFWLGQTGDENVLDLLKEFTASPDEEVSKAAIFAISQHSSPRADALLTEMAKSGASRRLREEAIFWVSQRDNPSNDQLLMQIFDADPDPQIRKRVIFALTQRHSDAARAKLFEIARSATDKASRQEAIFWVGQRGGDQAADELISLYDGERDTEIRKKIIFSLSQMNNQKARAKLMDIVRSSDDTQVRGETVFWLAQTGGENTVDFLGQLYDAEKTIEVKKKIIFSLTQARDKKAALHKLMAIVKSDAAPELRKEAVFWIGQSRDPEAIKFLEDLLK; the protein is encoded by the coding sequence ATGTTTCGCAATTATCTGAATCAGATCAGCCGCCGAGGCACACGGACACGCAACCAGGAGAGCATTCCGACGCGGCGCTTTGCTGACGCCGCCCCGGCTTCACGCCGCATGGCGACCCGCCGCCCGAGCCTGGGCGCGCTCATTATGCTGGCGCTCGCCATCAACGGATTGTTTACGCTGGTCGGCATCATCCGCCCGGCGCGGGCTTACAATCAAGAGCTTGAGAAGCTCAACCGCTTCGTGCAGACCTCGAACGCTTCGAGCGACGAAGTGGCCATCTTCCGCCAGGGGCGCGACCTGATCGCCGACGAATCGTGGGAGAAGGCCGCCGAAAAGTTCGGCCAGTACATCGAGAGGTATCCGAAGGGCAAAGAGGTGGATGCGGCGCTCTACTGGCTCAGTTACGCGCAGGTCAAAGAAGAGAACTTTGACGCTGCCAACCGCACGATTGCGCGCCTGATGTCGCAGTTCCCGAACTCGCGCTGGCGGCGCGACGCCGAAGCCTTGCGCTTGCAGACGCCGACGCGCCAGCCGGTCGGCAACATTGACAACATCGAAGGCGATGAGACCAAAGCTATCGCTTTGCAGAGCCTCTTCATGGGCAATCCCGAACAGGGCGCGGTGCAGGCAGCGATCATCCTGCGCAACCCGAACGCCAGCCGCCACCTGAAAGAGATGGCGGTCTCCTTGCTCGGCCAGCACCGCTCGGCACAGGGCAAAGAGATGCTGGTTGACATTGCGCGCACCAACACAGATTCGCACCTGCGCAAGACGGCGATCTTCTGGCTCGGCCAGACCGGCGACGAGAACGTCCTCGACCTCCTGAAAGAATTCACCGCCTCGCCGGATGAAGAGGTCAGCAAAGCGGCGATCTTCGCCATCTCGCAACACAGCAGCCCGCGCGCCGATGCCCTGCTCACAGAGATGGCGAAGTCGGGCGCGTCGCGGCGGCTGCGCGAAGAAGCCATCTTCTGGGTCAGCCAGCGCGACAATCCGAGCAATGACCAGTTGCTCATGCAAATCTTTGACGCCGACCCGGACCCGCAGATTCGCAAGCGCGTCATCTTCGCGCTGACTCAGCGCCATTCGGATGCGGCGCGCGCCAAGCTCTTCGAGATCGCCCGCAGCGCCACTGACAAAGCGTCGCGCCAGGAAGCCATCTTCTGGGTCGGCCAGCGCGGCGGCGACCAGGCGGCGGACGAGCTGATCAGCCTCTACGACGGCGAGCGCGACACAGAGATTCGCAAGAAGATCATCTTCTCGCTCTCGCAGATGAACAATCAGAAGGCGCGCGCCAAGCTCATGGATATCGTGCGCAGCAGCGACGATACCCAGGTGCGCGGCGAAACCGTCTTCTGGCTGGCGCAGACCGGCGGCGAAAATACGGTGGATTTTCTCGGCCAGCTCTACGACGCGGAAAAGACGATTGAGGTGAAGAAGAAGATCATCTTCTCGCTCACCCAGGCGCGGGATAAGAAGGCGGCGCTGCATAAGCTGATGGCCATCGTCAAATCTGACGCCGCGCCGGAACTGCGCAAGGAAGCGGTCTTCTGGATCGGCCAGAGCCGCGACCCGGAAGCCATCAAGTTTCTCGAAGACCTGCTGAAGTAA
- a CDS encoding HEAT repeat domain-containing protein gives MKKILYTIALLFVVSLTVADHTYAQRGNFTPVDGASLRGKLDNAISRGRAAQSRFWAGYQFDVRPGVCVDLEFNNDHGGKTIVNGIVYQKGQRIETRNLGVFMQYDAAGTTLERVELYNLDREHSFSGYPVYWMGRATADESLALLRGIVDGNNSTKTAENAVISIAMHDDARIEGIIEGFARNSTNNKVRQSAVFWMGQLPGSHPYLGEVVRNEQENTELRKQAAFSLGISSDPQAMTTLQSIYGTINNHEVKKQIIFAAFVNKDRDGDDDQKRSGSDEGTNFLIRVAESDRDNDLKKQALFWVGQRAGQRSLDVLGKTVESEDADTDVQKQAVFAISQRPRDEAVPLLIKIAKTHAKPEVRKQAMFWLGQTGDPRALEFFKEVLSK, from the coding sequence ATGAAAAAGATTCTTTACACCATCGCCCTGCTCTTCGTGGTCAGCCTGACGGTTGCCGATCACACTTACGCACAGCGCGGCAACTTCACGCCGGTTGATGGCGCGAGCCTGCGCGGCAAGCTCGACAACGCCATCAGCCGTGGCCGCGCGGCGCAATCGCGCTTCTGGGCCGGTTATCAATTCGACGTGCGCCCGGGCGTCTGCGTCGATCTCGAGTTCAACAACGATCACGGCGGCAAAACCATCGTTAACGGCATCGTCTATCAGAAAGGCCAGCGCATCGAGACGCGCAACCTCGGCGTCTTCATGCAGTATGACGCCGCCGGCACGACGCTTGAGCGCGTCGAGCTGTACAACCTCGACCGCGAGCATAGCTTCAGCGGCTACCCGGTCTACTGGATGGGCCGCGCCACCGCCGACGAAAGCCTGGCGCTGCTGCGCGGCATCGTTGACGGCAATAACTCGACGAAGACCGCCGAGAATGCCGTGATCTCTATTGCCATGCATGACGACGCGCGCATCGAGGGGATCATCGAAGGCTTCGCGCGCAACTCGACTAACAACAAGGTGCGCCAGTCGGCCGTCTTCTGGATGGGCCAGTTGCCGGGCAGCCACCCCTATCTCGGCGAAGTCGTCCGCAACGAGCAGGAGAATACCGAGCTGCGCAAGCAGGCGGCCTTCTCGCTCGGCATCAGCAGCGACCCGCAGGCAATGACCACCTTGCAGAGCATCTATGGCACGATCAACAACCACGAGGTGAAGAAGCAGATTATCTTCGCCGCCTTTGTCAATAAAGATAGGGATGGCGACGACGACCAGAAGCGAAGCGGCAGCGACGAGGGCACCAACTTTCTGATCCGCGTCGCCGAAAGCGACAGGGACAACGACCTGAAGAAGCAGGCGCTCTTCTGGGTCGGCCAGCGCGCCGGCCAGCGCTCGCTCGACGTGCTGGGCAAAACCGTCGAGAGCGAGGACGCCGACACAGACGTGCAGAAGCAGGCGGTCTTTGCCATCAGCCAGCGCCCGAGAGACGAAGCCGTGCCGCTGCTGATCAAGATCGCCAAAACCCACGCCAAGCCTGAAGTGCGCAAGCAGGCGATGTTCTGGCTCGGCCAGACCGGCGACCCGCGCGCCCTTGAATTCTTTAAAGAAGTATTATCGAAGTAG